A region from the Drosophila bipectinata strain 14024-0381.07 chromosome 3R, DbipHiC1v2, whole genome shotgun sequence genome encodes:
- the pins gene encoding G-protein-signaling modulator 2 isoform X2, with protein MSSLSASAENVSSLGLGGGGGGGGNSHDGNSQQGSDGGSSMCLELALEGERLCKAGDCRAGVAFFQAAIQAGTEDLRTLSAIYSQLGNAYFYLGDYNKAMQYHKHDLTLAKSMNDRLGEAKSSGNLGNTLKVMGRFDEAAICCERHLTLARQLGDRLSEGRALYNLGNVYHAKGKHLGQRNPGKFGDDVKEALTRAVEFYQENLKLMRDLGDRGAQGRACGNLGNTYYLLGDFQAAIEHHQERLRIAREFGDRAAERRANSNLGNSHIFLGQFEDAAEHYRRTLALAVELGEREVEAQSCYSLGNTYTLLHEFNTAIEFHNRHLAIAQELGDRIGEARACWSLGNAHSAIGGHEKALQYAEQHLQLAKELHDPVGESTARVNISDLRKLLGLPEQEPSPTEEEARSSASDHSASGHQSDGSENSQGRMVASLFQDPEVVGILARIVQLLLEVVCSLESCEAA; from the exons ATGTCTTCGCTGTCCGCATCCGCGGAGAATGTGTCCAGCCTTGGTCTgggaggaggaggcggtggcggGGGCAACTCGCACGACGGAAACTCGCAGCAGGGATCCGACGGGGGCTCCAGTATGTGTTTGGAGCTGGCCTTGGAGGGCGAACGTCTGTGCAAGGCGGGCGACTGTCGTGCGGGCGTGGCCTTTTTTCAAGCAGCCATCCAAGCGGGCACGGAGGACCTGCGCACCCTCTCCGCCATCTACTCGCAGCTGGGCAACGCCTACTTCTACCTGGGCGACTACAACAAGGCGATGCAGTACCACAAGCACGATCTTACCCTGGCCAAGAGCATGAATGATCGCCTCGGTGAGGCCAAGTCCTCGGGCAATCTAGGAAACACCCTGAAAGTAATGGGCCGTTTCGACGAGGCCGCCATCTGCTGCGAACGCCACCTGACCCTGGCCCGCCAGCTCGGAGATCGCCTGTCCGAGGGACGTGCCCTCTACAATTTGGGCAATGTCTACCATGCCAAGGGAAAGCATCTGGGCCAGCGTAATCCGGGAAAGTTCGGCGACGACGTGAAAGAGGCCCTCACCCGAGCCGTGGAGTTCTATCAGGAGAACTTGAAGCTAATGCGCGATCTCGGCGACCGTGGCGCACAAGGACGCGCTTGCGGCAATCTGGGAAACACGTACTACCTTCTGGGCGATTTCCAGGCCGCCATCGAGCATCACCAGGAAAGGCTTCGCATCGCCCGGGAGTTCGGGGATCGGGCTGCCGAGCGCAGGGCCAATAGTAATCTGGGAAACTCGCACATCTTCCTGGGGCAGTTTGAGGATGCAGCCGAGCACTACCGTCGCACCCTCGCTCTGGCCGTCGAGCTGGGCGAGCGCGAAGTGGAAGCCCAGAGTTGCTACAGCTTGGGCAACACCTACACGCTGCTGCACGAATTCAACACGGCCATAGAGTTCCATAATCGGCACCTGGCCATTGCCCAGGAGCTCGGCGATCGTATTGGTGAGGCCCGGGCCTGTTGGTCGCTCGGCAATGCCCACTCCGCCATCGGCGGACATGAGAAGGCCCTGCAGTATGCGGAGCAGCATCTGCAACTGGCCAAGGAGCTGCACGATCCCGTCGGGGAGAGCACGGCCCGTGTAAACATCTCGGATCTGCGCAAGCTGCTTGGCCTGCCCGAACAGGAGCCCTCGCCCACCGAGGAGGAGGCTCGCTCCAGCGCCTCGGATCACTCGGCCAGCGGCCACCAATCGGATGGATCGGAGAACTCGCAAGGCAGAATG GTAGCAAGTTTATTTCAAGACCCCGAAGTGGTTGGGATTTTAGCAAGAATTGTCCAGCTTTTGTTGGAGGTGGTGTGCAGTCTAGAGAGCTGTGAAGCAGCCTAG
- the pins gene encoding G-protein-signaling modulator 2 isoform X1 gives MSSLSASAENVSSLGLGGGGGGGGNSHDGNSQQGSDGGSSMCLELALEGERLCKAGDCRAGVAFFQAAIQAGTEDLRTLSAIYSQLGNAYFYLGDYNKAMQYHKHDLTLAKSMNDRLGEAKSSGNLGNTLKVMGRFDEAAICCERHLTLARQLGDRLSEGRALYNLGNVYHAKGKHLGQRNPGKFGDDVKEALTRAVEFYQENLKLMRDLGDRGAQGRACGNLGNTYYLLGDFQAAIEHHQERLRIAREFGDRAAERRANSNLGNSHIFLGQFEDAAEHYRRTLALAVELGEREVEAQSCYSLGNTYTLLHEFNTAIEFHNRHLAIAQELGDRIGEARACWSLGNAHSAIGGHEKALQYAEQHLQLAKELHDPVGESTARVNISDLRKLLGLPEQEPSPTEEEARSSASDHSASGHQSDGSENSQGRMVRVRRQSMEQLDLIKITPDGKRLQEDKHRAPGGAATKAKDDDFFEMLSRSQSKRMDDQRCSIKINLAGAPAVATGATRKPLVQQNSLFVDPTNLPGLKSPTSANAGSIAHAPLARSATTTQQPDDAFLDMLMRCQGSRLEEQRSELPRPNVTMDAEAEAPQPQAPEAAGQGAARGQTGRGATVPDEDFFSLIMKVQSGRMEDQRASIPFRSANNNNNSRSNNNGTAGGK, from the exons ATGTCTTCGCTGTCCGCATCCGCGGAGAATGTGTCCAGCCTTGGTCTgggaggaggaggcggtggcggGGGCAACTCGCACGACGGAAACTCGCAGCAGGGATCCGACGGGGGCTCCAGTATGTGTTTGGAGCTGGCCTTGGAGGGCGAACGTCTGTGCAAGGCGGGCGACTGTCGTGCGGGCGTGGCCTTTTTTCAAGCAGCCATCCAAGCGGGCACGGAGGACCTGCGCACCCTCTCCGCCATCTACTCGCAGCTGGGCAACGCCTACTTCTACCTGGGCGACTACAACAAGGCGATGCAGTACCACAAGCACGATCTTACCCTGGCCAAGAGCATGAATGATCGCCTCGGTGAGGCCAAGTCCTCGGGCAATCTAGGAAACACCCTGAAAGTAATGGGCCGTTTCGACGAGGCCGCCATCTGCTGCGAACGCCACCTGACCCTGGCCCGCCAGCTCGGAGATCGCCTGTCCGAGGGACGTGCCCTCTACAATTTGGGCAATGTCTACCATGCCAAGGGAAAGCATCTGGGCCAGCGTAATCCGGGAAAGTTCGGCGACGACGTGAAAGAGGCCCTCACCCGAGCCGTGGAGTTCTATCAGGAGAACTTGAAGCTAATGCGCGATCTCGGCGACCGTGGCGCACAAGGACGCGCTTGCGGCAATCTGGGAAACACGTACTACCTTCTGGGCGATTTCCAGGCCGCCATCGAGCATCACCAGGAAAGGCTTCGCATCGCCCGGGAGTTCGGGGATCGGGCTGCCGAGCGCAGGGCCAATAGTAATCTGGGAAACTCGCACATCTTCCTGGGGCAGTTTGAGGATGCAGCCGAGCACTACCGTCGCACCCTCGCTCTGGCCGTCGAGCTGGGCGAGCGCGAAGTGGAAGCCCAGAGTTGCTACAGCTTGGGCAACACCTACACGCTGCTGCACGAATTCAACACGGCCATAGAGTTCCATAATCGGCACCTGGCCATTGCCCAGGAGCTCGGCGATCGTATTGGTGAGGCCCGGGCCTGTTGGTCGCTCGGCAATGCCCACTCCGCCATCGGCGGACATGAGAAGGCCCTGCAGTATGCGGAGCAGCATCTGCAACTGGCCAAGGAGCTGCACGATCCCGTCGGGGAGAGCACGGCCCGTGTAAACATCTCGGATCTGCGCAAGCTGCTTGGCCTGCCCGAACAGGAGCCCTCGCCCACCGAGGAGGAGGCTCGCTCCAGCGCCTCGGATCACTCGGCCAGCGGCCACCAATCGGATGGATCGGAGAACTCGCAAGGCAGAATG GTGCGCGTTCGCCGCCAGAGCATGGAGCAACTGGACCTGATCAAGATCACGCCGGACGGCAAGCGGCTGCAGGAGGACAAGCACCGGGCACCAGGTGGTGCAGCTACGAAAGCCAAAGATGACGACTTCTTCGAGATGCTCTCGCGGTCGCAGTCGAAGCGCATGGATGACCAGCGCTGCTCCATCAAGATCAATCTGGCTGGAGCTCCGGCAGTGGCCACTGGGGCTACCCGCAAGCCGCTGGTGCAGCAGAACTCGCTGTTCGTGGACCCCACCAACCTGCCTGGTCTGAAGTCGCCCACGTCCGCAAACGCCGGATCGATTGCTCATGCGCCGCTGGCCAGGagcgccaccaccacccagcAGCCCGACGACGCCTTTCTGGACATGTTGATGCGGTGCCAGGGATCACGACTGGAGGAACAGCGCTCGGAACTACCGCGGCCTAATGTCACAATGGATGCAGAGGCGGAGGCTCCACAGCCGCAGGCTCCAGAGGCAGCCGGGCAGGGGGCAGCACGCGGGCAGACAGGACGCGGAGCCACTGTGCCCGATGAGGACTTCTTCTCGCTGATCATGAAGGTACAGAGCGGCCGCATGGAGGATCAGCGCGCGTCGATTCCGTTCCGGAGtgcgaacaacaacaacaacagccggagcaacaacaacggcaCTGCTGGAGGCAAATAA
- the LOC108121944 gene encoding uncharacterized protein translates to MAHYDQRWLKLFSCCLFLVLLALQVSDAKRSNANLTACQHLRRAETRRAKALQTGTGEPSVRVPRCQKNGDFDQIQCQDERAGRDCWCVDEYGVELPGSRNETRLGVSCSEPKHCAASACRMFCPSGFARDPETGCSVCRCRDPCDGLECPRGQTCQLQDVQCKSEPCPPLPTCKKARSLANLCPAGLPLAIDDTVRPFLCGLDPGKPQCPPLYQCLVESGNDYGVCCPSALTFQKPGICPAPDQTQYTERTGYMCGSPCSHDLECRNLEKCCFTKGCQFNCQQPGNVTGCHQAKALADILSINEREGRGYVPDCNGPGGQYSPKQCSRNGLVCWCVDPRTGHKIKETMGAANNVNCDGWENMISRSYARSFQMEQCDTNICAAVCEYGFKNDHNGCPTCECSEPCEGFKCSIGSHCEVATDPLCESGSSLCASWPVCKPDLVYSNPCDVGTPLSDTATGEVMYCFEERQGRSFQPTAFFEPEADAQSKQGRSMSNRIMCPEQYKCTKLHRETESVCCPVPEQSTMAEDTTGARQQTMCEYLRDFSERMEGTEEGMQLAIPSPRCNTEGDYEGRQCQLKKIRVTRAEQRKILEENTIRRMRMLLASAAPPKRTRRDLERLKLYRVDDSALKVQVAAPVMGRSAKVIDMGADRQQGLGQLFETEFKKVASATKRPAEIEDELVEIEVEQCWCVDSFGTEIPQSRGFNVTDDTCKNLREELVCLDLTCRMGCEYGFALDPDTRCPACQCRDPCEGVTCGSGKECRVVDVTCEGEYCPPVPACLPRKPGQCPYLVPPGPDNLDANTCAYECRTDAHCEGSRRCCSNGCGTQCVDPQLKTACQHLQAIQLHQSSELGIPARQMAVAQCNAQTGQWEQVQCSPDGHCWCVDSQGGILPGTRVKSPATPVCRENSSFACPKSNCTLQCESGYHMDANGCPTCQCRNYCSEVSCGADEECQLISVECVDTPCPKMPICVPRRESVCPEGSPLQQGDLDVSCGPHNEHEACPTTHSCQLNPVSNRGVCCSKTRDVCFESMDNSCLASGKSERNTTRYRFSPKANKCLAVVIDAEASACQTKNLFHNELACNSVCPVLTQCERLKLKNSLAAQRTGHSSVWFQPRCDPVTGHWSPVQCLGKQPQPLDKRPPPHTEIVSRAFASNPVDESPGVCWCADKKGAPLKGTLTRETEPICNSRQARNRKNFDSSDPLMEQLIAQLTQLNDVASEDLDFDELEARILPAAATASAAESSVTERVLELANSLLDSQLSVEQATLKPMELKTTRCRALAETAPFPVSCDEAGAFRPLQCNGRSCWCVDAAGNQLQASHVFGAGDRRCNHVPIEAVAIELHLTNSSDRSVRNAYDTIRRELQQLLGESVENLRVQENFDGSAIVRFELHNDAKVDLAFAIEESIAAGEFRLAGGHFRPDLTRSHFVHRSAAVPVAQAATAQDESIQLVLFIMATSSAFLVSVFVVYVMLKRGKSHKSNHSYSKGADGFGDKPVDYSAPIFVLAAGDMDAKLDSMKAAKA, encoded by the exons ATGGCGCACTATGATCAACGTTGGCTGAAACTCTTCTCCTGCTGCCTTTTCCTCGTTTTGCTGGCTCTGCAGGTTTCGGATGCCAAGCGATCGAACG CAAATCTGACAGCCTGTCAGCACCTGAGAAGAGCAGAGACGAGAAGAGCCAAAGCCTTGCAAACAGGAACCGGAGAGCCATCTGTGAGGGTTCCCCGTTGCCAGAAGAACGGCGACTTTGACCAAATCCAATGCCAGGATGAACGAGCTGGCCGGGACTGCTGGTGTGTGGATGAGTACGGAGTGGAGTTGCCCGGCAGTCGAAATGAGACCCGGCTGGGAGTAAGCTGCTCGGAACCGAAACACTGCGCCGCTTCGGCCTGCCGCATGTTCTGCCCCTCGGGATTCGCCCGTGATCCGGAGACCGGCTGCTCCGTGTGCCGATGCCGCGATCCCTGCGACGGACTGGAATGCCCTCGTGGCCAAACCTGCCAGCTGCAGGACGTGCAGTGCAAGTCGGAGCCATGTCCTCCGCTGCCAACCTGCAAAAAGGCCCGATCCCTGGCCAATCTTTGTCCTGCCGGGTTGCCCTTGGCTATCGATGACACGGTCAGGCCCTTCCTGTGCGGCCTGGATCCTGGCAAGCCGCAGTGCCCACCCCTCTACCAATGCCTGGTGGAGTCTGGAAACGACTACGGAGTGTGCTGCCCTAGTGCACTAACCTTCCAAAAGCCCGGCATCTGTCCAGCACCGGATCAAACCCAGTACACGGAACGTACTGGTTACATGTGCGGCTCACCCTGCAGCCACGACCTGGAGTGCCGCAATCTGGAGAAGTGCTGCTTCACCAAGGGCTGCCAGTTCAACTGTCAGCAGCCGGGAAATGTTACGGGCTGCCACCAGGCCAAGGCCCTGGCCGACATCCTGTCCATTAACGAGCGAGAGGGACGCGGTTATGTACCGGACTGTAATGGCCCCGGCGGACAGTACTCTCCCAAGCAGTGCTCCCGCAACGGACTCGTCTGCTGGTGCGTTGATCCTCGCACAGGACATAAAATCAAGGAGACCATGGGCGCGGCCAACAATGTCAACTGCGACGGGTGGGAGAATATGATCAGCCGGTCCTATGCCAGGAGCTTCCAGATGGAACAGTGCGACACCAACATCTGTGCTGCCGTGTGCGAGTATGGTTTTAAG AACGACCACAATGGCTGTCCTACCTGCGAGTGCTCTGAACCCTGCGAAGGATTTAAATGCTCCATTGGCTCGCACTGCGAAGTGGCCACCGATCCGTTGTGCGAGTCAGGATCCTCGCTCTGTGCCTCCTGGCCCGTGTGCAAGCCCGATCTGGTCTACTCGAATCCCTGCGACGTGGGTACTCCTCTTTCGGACACCGCCACCGGAGAGGTTATGTACTGCTTCGAGGAGCGACAGGGTAGAAGCTTCCAGCCTACGGCCTTCTTCGAACCTGAAGCCGATGCTCAATCCAAGCAAGGGCGATCCATGAGCAACCGCATTATGTGTCCAGAGCAGTACAAGTGCACGAAGCTGCACAGGGAGACGGAAAGTGTATGCTGTCCGGTACCGGAGCAGAGCACCATGGCAGAGGACACCACTGGAGCGCGTCAGCAAACCA TGTGCGAATACCTTCGCGACTTCTCGGAACGAATGGAGGGCACCGAGGAGGGCATGCAACTGGCGATTCCTTCCCCGCGCTGCAACACCGAGGGCGACTACGAGGGACGCCAGTGCCAGTTGAAGAAAATCAGAGTGACCCGAGCCGAGCAGCGCAAGATTCTGGAGGAGAACACCATCCGCCGCATGAGAATGCTCCTGGCCAGCGCAGCCCCTCCGAAGCGGACGCGTCGAGACTTGGAGCGCTTGAAGCTCTACCGCGTGGATGACAGTGCCCTCAAGGTCCAGGTGGCGGCTCCTGTCATGGGACGCAGTGCAAAGGTGATAGACATGGGCGCCGATCGGCAGCAGGGATTGGGACAGCTTTTCGAAACGGAGTTCAAGAAGGTGGCTTCGGCCACCAAGAGGCCGGCGGAAATCGAGGACGAACTCGTGGAAATCGAGGTGGAACAGTGCTGGTGTGTGGATAGTTTTGGAACAGAGATTCCACAGTCCCGAGGATTTAATGTAACCGACGACACTTGCAAGAATCTGCGTGAGGAGCTGGTCTGCCTGGACTTGACATGCCGGATGGGCTGCGAGTACGGCTTTGCCTTGGATCCGGATACCCGTTGTCCGGCCTGTCAGTGCCGTGATCCCTGCGAGGGTGTAACCTGTGGCTCTGGGAAAGAGTGCCGCGTGGTGGATGTGACCTGCGAGGGCGAGTACTGCCCTCCAGTGCCCGCTTGCCTGCCCAGAAAGCCGGGACAGTGCCCTTACTTGGTGCCGCCAGGTCCGGATAACCTGGACGCCAATACCTGTGCCTACGAGTGCCGCACAGATGCCCATTGCGAGGGATCAAGACGCTGTTGCTCTAATGGATGCGGCACCCAGTGCGTGGATCCCCAACTGAAGACTGCCTGCCAACATCTGCAGGCCATCCAGCTGCACCAGAGCTCCGAGCTGGGCATCCCGGCCCGTCAAATGGCGGTGGCCCAGTGCAATGCCCAGACTGGCCAGTGGGAACAAGTGCAATGCTCACCCGACGGCCACTGCTGGTGTGTCGACTCCCAAGGAGGCATACTGCCTGGCACCAGAGTTAAATCTCCAGCCACACCCGTCTGCCGGGAGAACTCCAGCTTTGCCTGCCCCAAGTCCAATTGCACCCTCCAGTGCGAGAGTGGCTACCACATGGACGCCAATGGCTGCCCCACCTGCCAGTGCCGGAACTACTGCAGCGAGGTGAGCTGTGGCGCCGACGAGGAGTGCCAGCTCATCTCGGTGGAGTGCGTCGACACGCCGTGTCCCAAAATGCCCATCTGTGTGCCCAGGCGAGAGTCTGTATGTCCCGAAGGTAGTCCCCTCCAGCAGGGCGACTTGGACGTGAGCTGTGGCCCGCACAACGAACACGAGGCCTGTCCCACCACCCactcctgccagctgaatcCGGTGAGCAATCGTGGCGTGTGCTGCTCCAAGACCCGCGACGTCTGCTTCGAGTCCATGGACAATAGTTGCCTGGCCAGCGGAAAATCGGAGAGGAACACCACTCGCTATCGCTTCAGTCCCAAGGCCAACAAGTGCCTGGCCGTGGTCATCGATGCTGAGGCATCCGCCTGCCAGACCAAGAATCTCTTCCACAATGAACTGGCCTGCAACTCCGTCTGCCCAG TGCTCACCCAATGCGAACGACTGAAGCTGAAGAACAGCCTGGCTGCCCAGCGAACGGGCCACTCGTCGGTATGGTTCCAGCCTCGTTGTGATCCCGTCACCGGTCACTGGAGTCCGGTTCAGTGTTTGGGCAAGCAACCCCAGCCTTTGGACAAAAGGCCCCCACCTCATACAGAGATTGTGAGCAGAGCCTTCGCCTCCAATCCTGTGGATGAATCTCCGGGAGTCTGCTGGTGCGCCGATAAGAAGGGCGCTCCTCTGAAGGGAACCCTGACCCGGGAGACCGAACCCATCTGCAACAGTCGGCAGGCACGTAACCGCAAGAACTTCGACTCGAGTGACCCGCTGATGGAGCAACTTATCGCCCAACTCACCCAACTGAATGATGTGGCTAGCGAAGACTTGGACTTTGATGAGCTGGAGGCCAGGATACTCcctgccgctgccactgctAGTGCAGCAGAATCGAGCGTAACGGAAAGGGTGTTGGAGCTGGCCAACTCTCTGTTGGATTCCCAACTGTCAGTGGAGCAGGCTACTCTGAAACCAATGGAACTGAAGACCACCCGGTGCAGGGCTCTAGCGGAAACTGCTCCATTCCCAGTGAGCTGTGACGAGGCGGGCGCCTTCCGGCCTCTGCAGTGCAACGGCAGAAGCTGCTGGTGTGTGGACGCCGCCGGAAATCAGCTACAGGCCTCCCACGTCTTTGGCGCAGGAGATCGTCGCTGCAACCATGTGCCCATCGAAGCAGTCGCCATTGAGCTTCACCTGACCAACAGCAGCGATAGGAGTGTGAGGAATGCCTACGACACGATACGACGGGAGCTCCAACAGTTACTGGGCGAGTCCGTGGAGAACCTACGCGTTCAGGAGAACTTTGACGGCTCGGCCATCGTTCGCTTCGAGCTGCACAACGACGCCAAGGTGGACCTGGCCTTCGCCATCGAGGAGTCCATTGCGGCGGGCGAGTTCCGCCTGGCGGGCGGTCACTTCCGGCCGGACCTGACCCGCTCCCACTTCGTGCACCGCAGTGCTGCTGTGCCTGTGGCTCAGGCGGCCACCGCCCAGGACGAGTCCATTCAACTGGTGCTCTTCATCATGGCCACCAGTTCCGCCTTTCTGGTCAGCGTGTTTGTGGTCTACGTTATGTTGAAACGCGGCAAAAGCCACAAGTCTAACCACTCCTATAGCAAGGGTGCTGACGGATTTGGGGACAAGCCGGTGGACTACTCCGCGCCGATCTTCGTGCTAGCCGCCGGCGACATGGATGCCAAGTTGGATAGCATGAAGGCGGCCAAGGCGTAG